In Hasllibacter sp. MH4015, the following proteins share a genomic window:
- a CDS encoding Gfo/Idh/MocA family protein codes for MRWGLIGASTIASEHMIGAIRASGGHIATVLSSNPDRAASYAADHGIDAGVTELDTAMEGVDAVYISTTNEKHLPQAMAAIAAGKHVLCEKPLAMNVADAVSMVQAAASKGVTFATNHHLRNAGSHLAIRDAITAGRLGDILSVRVFHAVHLPPHLQGWRIDNPGAGGGVIPDITVHDADTVRFHLGEDPVDVVAMKSASGMGQGVEDSAMSIWSMPSGAMVQTHESFTHAHAGTGIEVHGTKGSIVARGVMTQAPTGTVMLRSNAGEEALSYSTHGLYDRAVSLFAKACASEGRPAADGVDGVKSLAVAAAVSEAAETGQRVTIDYGGI; via the coding sequence ATGCGTTGGGGATTGATCGGGGCCAGCACCATCGCGTCCGAGCACATGATCGGGGCGATCCGCGCCTCGGGAGGGCATATCGCGACTGTCCTGTCGTCCAACCCTGACCGCGCCGCAAGCTACGCCGCAGACCACGGCATCGACGCCGGTGTCACCGAACTGGACACGGCCATGGAGGGTGTCGACGCCGTCTACATCTCCACCACCAACGAAAAGCACCTGCCGCAGGCGATGGCCGCCATCGCGGCGGGCAAGCATGTGCTGTGCGAAAAGCCGCTGGCGATGAACGTGGCCGACGCCGTATCAATGGTGCAGGCCGCCGCGTCCAAAGGCGTGACCTTTGCCACCAACCACCACCTGCGCAACGCAGGCAGCCACCTTGCCATCCGCGATGCGATCACCGCGGGACGTCTGGGCGATATCCTGTCGGTCCGCGTCTTCCATGCCGTCCATCTGCCACCGCACCTGCAAGGCTGGCGCATCGACAATCCGGGCGCGGGCGGCGGCGTGATCCCAGACATCACGGTCCACGATGCCGATACCGTCCGCTTTCATCTCGGCGAGGACCCCGTCGATGTCGTCGCGATGAAATCGGCCAGCGGGATGGGGCAGGGGGTGGAGGACAGCGCGATGTCCATCTGGTCCATGCCCTCGGGCGCCATGGTCCAGACCCATGAGAGCTTCACCCATGCCCATGCCGGAACGGGGATTGAGGTCCACGGCACCAAGGGCTCCATCGTCGCGCGCGGTGTGATGACCCAGGCGCCCACCGGCACCGTGATGCTCCGCAGCAACGCGGGGGAGGAAGCGCTCAGCTATTCCACCCACGGCCTCTATGACCGTGCCGTAAGCCTCTTCGCCAAAGCCTGCGCAAGCGAAGGCCGCCCCGCCGCCGATGGTGTGGACGGGGTGAAATCCCTGGCCGTCGCCGCAGCCGTCAGCGAAGCGGCTGAGACCGGGCAGCGCGTGACCATCGATTATGGCGGGATCTGA
- a CDS encoding acyl CoA:acetate/3-ketoacid CoA transferase: MSKIVSASDAVARIKDDAVVTVSSSSALGCPDVVLQALGERFDAEGAPRNLTTIHPIAAGDMYGVKGVDHIAKDGLLARIIGGSYPSGPSSLPMPAIWQMVVDDRVAAYNVPSGILFDMHRDVAARRPGVLTQVGLETFVDPIREGCAMNDSAAKAPIVHRTEFAGDTWLHFPNIVPDVAIIRATTADENGNLTYEHEGAYLGGLDQAIATRNYGGLVIAQVKRVTAAGSLRPHDVHVPGHLVDLIVIAPDQKQTTETPYDPAISGEVMRPWSSFTFADHGVEKIIARRAAMELSRGQTANLGFGISAMVPRILLEEGAHDAVTWAIEQGAVGGMPLTGFAFGCASNADAFVPSPNQFAYFQGGGFDVSFLSFMEVDVDGNVNVSKLGKKPYLTAGCGGFVDITAHAKKIVFSGYFEAGAQLELTNQGLHVTKPGKFTKMVDAVEHVTFAGRRAKARMADVLYVTERCVMRLGDNGLVAHEIMPGIDPQRDIVKASEGRVSIAEDAATMPLSLLRDAKMGLQI; encoded by the coding sequence ATGTCGAAGATCGTCTCTGCGTCCGACGCGGTCGCCCGCATCAAGGACGATGCGGTTGTGACCGTCTCCAGCTCCTCCGCGCTCGGCTGCCCGGATGTCGTCTTGCAGGCGCTGGGTGAGCGCTTCGATGCGGAGGGCGCACCGCGAAACCTCACCACAATCCACCCCATCGCGGCAGGCGACATGTATGGCGTGAAAGGCGTGGACCACATCGCCAAGGACGGCTTGCTGGCGCGGATCATCGGCGGCTCCTACCCCTCTGGCCCGTCCTCCCTGCCCATGCCCGCGATCTGGCAGATGGTCGTCGACGACCGCGTGGCGGCGTATAACGTCCCCTCCGGCATCCTCTTCGACATGCACCGCGACGTCGCGGCACGCCGCCCGGGTGTGCTGACGCAAGTGGGGCTGGAGACCTTCGTTGACCCGATCCGCGAAGGCTGCGCGATGAACGACAGCGCAGCCAAGGCCCCCATCGTCCACCGCACCGAATTCGCGGGCGACACATGGCTCCACTTCCCCAATATTGTCCCCGACGTCGCCATCATCCGCGCGACGACCGCCGATGAGAACGGCAACCTGACCTACGAGCATGAGGGCGCGTATCTGGGCGGTCTCGACCAGGCCATCGCCACCCGCAACTATGGCGGGCTGGTGATCGCGCAGGTCAAACGCGTAACTGCCGCGGGCTCCCTTCGCCCCCACGACGTTCATGTCCCGGGGCATCTCGTGGACCTGATCGTCATTGCCCCCGACCAGAAGCAGACCACCGAAACCCCCTACGACCCCGCGATCAGTGGCGAAGTCATGCGGCCGTGGTCGTCTTTCACGTTCGCGGACCACGGTGTCGAAAAGATTATCGCCCGTCGCGCCGCGATGGAGCTATCTCGGGGCCAGACTGCCAATCTGGGCTTCGGTATTTCCGCCATGGTGCCGCGCATTCTTTTGGAAGAAGGCGCCCACGATGCCGTCACCTGGGCCATCGAACAAGGCGCCGTTGGGGGGATGCCGCTCACCGGCTTCGCCTTTGGCTGTGCGTCGAACGCCGACGCTTTCGTGCCGTCCCCCAATCAGTTTGCCTATTTCCAGGGCGGAGGGTTCGACGTGTCGTTCCTGTCCTTCATGGAGGTCGACGTGGACGGCAACGTGAACGTCTCCAAGCTCGGCAAAAAGCCCTACCTGACGGCGGGGTGTGGCGGCTTCGTCGACATCACGGCGCATGCGAAAAAGATCGTCTTCAGCGGATATTTCGAGGCCGGCGCGCAGCTGGAGCTGACCAACCAAGGCCTGCACGTCACCAAACCCGGCAAGTTCACCAAGATGGTCGACGCGGTGGAGCACGTCACCTTCGCGGGCCGCCGCGCGAAAGCCCGCATGGCGGACGTCCTCTACGTCACCGAGCGCTGTGTTATGCGCCTTGGCGACAATGGCCTCGTCGCCCATGAAATCATGCCGGGCATCGACCCGCAGCGCGACATCGTGAAGGCGAGCGAAGGCCGCGTGTCCATTGCAGAGGACGCTGCAACCATGCCACTCTCCCTGCTCCGGGACGCGAAGATGGGCCTTCAGATATGA
- a CDS encoding carbohydrate ABC transporter permease: MAIASSDNAMRSSNVTRMFIYLVLLLFALFYLLPFGIMLVNSLKPLSEITEGNMIALPREWTIEPWLSAWSTAQIGVEPTGLRPYFINSIAMAVPAVAISTVLGALNGYVLTKWHFRGATWIFGLLLFSCFIPFQIVLIPMARILGILDIAGTTTGLVLVHVVYGIGFSTLYFRNYYAAFPTELVRAAQIDGAGFFQIFWRIMLPSSGPIIAVCCIWQFTNIWNDFLFGASFASGGAAPMTVALNNLVNSSTGVREYNVHFAGAIMAAGPTLLVYIVAGRYFVRGLMAGSVKG, from the coding sequence ATGGCCATTGCCTCCTCCGATAACGCGATGCGCTCTTCCAACGTCACGCGGATGTTCATCTACCTCGTGCTGCTGCTGTTCGCGCTGTTCTACCTGCTGCCCTTCGGGATCATGCTGGTGAATTCGCTGAAACCCCTGTCCGAAATCACCGAGGGCAACATGATCGCGCTGCCCCGCGAATGGACGATCGAGCCGTGGCTTTCCGCCTGGTCCACCGCCCAGATCGGGGTGGAGCCCACGGGCCTGCGTCCCTACTTCATAAACTCCATCGCCATGGCGGTGCCAGCGGTGGCCATCTCCACCGTGCTGGGGGCATTGAACGGATATGTCCTGACCAAGTGGCACTTCCGGGGCGCGACCTGGATCTTCGGCCTGCTGCTCTTTTCTTGCTTCATCCCGTTCCAGATCGTCCTGATCCCGATGGCGCGCATCCTCGGCATTCTCGACATCGCGGGCACCACGACCGGCCTGGTGTTGGTTCACGTGGTCTACGGCATCGGCTTCTCCACGCTCTATTTCCGCAACTACTACGCCGCCTTCCCGACGGAGCTTGTGCGCGCGGCCCAGATCGACGGGGCCGGGTTCTTCCAGATCTTCTGGCGCATCATGCTGCCGTCGTCCGGCCCGATCATCGCGGTTTGTTGCATCTGGCAGTTCACCAATATCTGGAACGACTTCCTGTTCGGCGCGTCCTTTGCCTCCGGCGGTGCGGCCCCGATGACGGTGGCTTTGAACAACCTCGTCAACTCCTCCACCGGGGTGCGGGAATACAACGTCCATTTCGCCGGCGCCATCATGGCCGCCGGCCCCACACTCCTCGTCTACATCGTCGCGGGCCGCTATTTCGTGCGCGGTCTGATGGCCGGCAGCGTAAAAGGATAA
- a CDS encoding enoyl-CoA hydratase/isomerase family protein, which produces MSAVHLNIDGSTARITLDNPTKLNALTVEMLAQLEQACATLERSPNIRAVILTGAGERAFCAGADITGWGDLTPTDFARNWVREGHRIYDRFARLSIPTIAVIHAHAFGGGLELAACADVRIMAPDATLALPEAQVGIVPGWGGNTRLLRLLPEPVVKEMALFGRRLTADRALAMGFVADVSDTPLATAFAMAKHATPASPRAREVAKYQIHASVGEDRSAMIEALGGGMIGATGDRAEGVSAFKEKRKPDFSGD; this is translated from the coding sequence ATGAGTGCCGTTCACCTGAATATCGACGGCTCCACCGCCCGCATCACGCTCGACAATCCGACGAAGCTGAACGCGCTGACGGTCGAGATGTTGGCGCAGCTCGAACAGGCTTGCGCCACACTTGAGCGCAGCCCGAATATCCGTGCCGTGATCTTGACTGGCGCGGGGGAGCGTGCCTTTTGCGCCGGGGCGGATATCACGGGATGGGGCGACCTGACGCCCACGGATTTCGCGCGCAACTGGGTCCGCGAAGGCCACCGGATTTACGATCGCTTCGCCCGCCTCTCGATACCGACCATCGCGGTGATCCACGCCCATGCCTTTGGCGGCGGCCTCGAACTCGCCGCATGTGCGGATGTCCGCATCATGGCCCCCGATGCCACCCTGGCCCTGCCCGAAGCGCAGGTCGGCATCGTTCCGGGATGGGGCGGTAACACGCGGCTCCTGCGCCTTTTGCCGGAACCGGTGGTCAAGGAAATGGCGCTGTTCGGTCGCCGTCTCACTGCCGACCGCGCGCTGGCCATGGGCTTCGTGGCGGACGTCTCCGACACGCCGCTGGCGACCGCGTTTGCCATGGCCAAGCACGCCACGCCAGCCTCCCCCCGCGCCCGCGAGGTTGCAAAATACCAGATCCACGCAAGCGTTGGGGAGGACCGGTCGGCAATGATCGAGGCGTTGGGCGGCGGCATGATCGGGGCGACCGGCGACCGGGCAGAGGGCGTGAGCGCCTTCAAAGAAAAACGCAAACCAGATTTTTCCGGGGATTGA
- a CDS encoding ABC transporter substrate-binding protein → MTMMRKFYTGAAVLALGTSAAVAQEVEVLHWWTSGGEAAALNVLREDLAGGGVGWTDMPVAGGGGSDAMTVLRARVTAGDPPTAVQMLGFAIQNWAEEGALADLNALAEEQNWNEVVPEALQRFSTYEGNWVAAPVNVHSTNWVWANTALMEELGIEQPETWEDFVAAMETAQEAGYTPLAHGGQAWQDATIFDSVAMGAGGPEFYQAAFVDLDPEALGGAEMVEAFNRMETLRGFVDDNFSGRDWNLATAMVINGEALFQIMGDWAKGEFVNAGLTAGEEFQCFRVPGSEGTVTFNSDQFAMFNVEDESDQESQLAMASAVMSPEFQIAFNVVKGSAPARTDIDPSAFDACGQAAMADLAAAGENGTLFGSMAHGHANPPSVQNAMYDVITAHFNGEYDAETAAAEMVTAVELAQ, encoded by the coding sequence ATGACCATGATGAGAAAATTCTACACCGGTGCGGCCGTTCTGGCCCTTGGCACCTCCGCCGCTGTGGCGCAGGAAGTCGAGGTTCTGCACTGGTGGACGTCCGGCGGTGAAGCGGCTGCCCTGAACGTCCTGCGCGAAGACCTCGCCGGGGGCGGTGTCGGCTGGACCGACATGCCCGTGGCCGGTGGCGGTGGCTCCGACGCCATGACCGTCCTGCGTGCCCGCGTCACCGCAGGCGACCCGCCGACCGCCGTGCAGATGCTCGGTTTCGCGATCCAGAACTGGGCCGAGGAAGGCGCATTGGCCGATCTGAACGCCCTCGCCGAAGAGCAGAACTGGAACGAGGTCGTGCCCGAGGCGCTTCAGCGGTTCTCCACGTATGAGGGCAACTGGGTCGCCGCACCCGTGAACGTTCACTCCACCAACTGGGTCTGGGCTAACACCGCCCTGATGGAAGAGCTTGGCATCGAACAGCCCGAGACCTGGGAGGATTTCGTCGCCGCGATGGAAACCGCTCAGGAAGCTGGCTACACGCCGCTCGCCCACGGTGGTCAGGCCTGGCAGGACGCCACGATCTTCGACTCGGTCGCCATGGGCGCCGGTGGCCCGGAATTCTACCAAGCGGCCTTCGTCGACCTCGACCCGGAGGCGCTGGGTGGCGCGGAAATGGTCGAAGCGTTCAACCGCATGGAAACCCTGCGCGGTTTCGTGGATGACAACTTCTCCGGTCGTGACTGGAACCTCGCCACGGCGATGGTCATCAACGGCGAGGCGCTGTTCCAGATCATGGGTGACTGGGCGAAGGGCGAATTCGTCAATGCGGGCCTGACGGCTGGCGAGGAATTCCAGTGCTTCCGCGTCCCGGGCTCCGAGGGCACCGTGACCTTCAACTCCGACCAGTTCGCGATGTTCAACGTCGAAGATGAATCCGATCAGGAATCGCAGCTTGCCATGGCATCCGCCGTGATGAGCCCGGAATTCCAGATCGCGTTCAACGTGGTCAAAGGCTCCGCCCCCGCGCGGACCGACATCGACCCGTCTGCCTTCGACGCATGCGGTCAGGCAGCAATGGCCGATCTGGCGGCTGCCGGTGAAAACGGCACCCTGTTCGGTTCCATGGCCCATGGCCACGCGAACCCGCCGTCCGTGCAGAACGCGATGTATGATGTGATCACCGCGCACTTCAACGGTGAGTACGATGCCGAAACCGCCGCGGCCGAAATGGTCACCGCGGTCGAACTGGCCCAGTAA
- a CDS encoding ABC transporter ATP-binding protein: MALLELRNVKKAYGPVEVIHGIDITVQSGEFCVFVGPSGCGKSTLLRMIAGLEKISSGEIAIDDEVLNDVTASERGLAMVFQSYALYPHMSVRNNLSFGLENIGMPRAEIDSRVNEAARMLQIDDYLDRRPGQLSGGQRQRVAIGRAVVREPRVFLFDEPLSNLDAELRVATRGEISALHKRLGNTMVYVTHDQVEAMTMADKIAVLRAGMLEQFGPPLELFNAPANRFVAGFIGSPKMNFIRGTMGKAGKFFSDGGAEVQLDANRFNTRPNQAVELGVRPSHTSPADGAGVPLKVRAVEQLGTETFVYGAVDGAEDFAMQLTGQVDIQPDTVQQVAIDATAAHLFDLDSGLSCAAD, from the coding sequence ATGGCCCTGTTAGAGCTCCGCAACGTCAAGAAAGCCTACGGCCCGGTGGAGGTGATCCACGGCATCGACATCACCGTGCAATCGGGCGAATTTTGCGTGTTTGTCGGCCCGTCCGGCTGTGGGAAATCCACGCTTCTGCGCATGATCGCGGGGCTTGAGAAGATCTCGTCCGGCGAAATCGCGATTGATGACGAGGTTCTGAACGACGTCACTGCGTCGGAGCGCGGGCTGGCGATGGTATTCCAAAGCTACGCGCTCTACCCCCATATGTCGGTGCGCAACAACCTCAGCTTCGGGTTGGAGAATATCGGGATGCCCCGGGCGGAGATCGACAGCCGCGTGAACGAAGCTGCGCGGATGTTGCAGATCGACGACTACCTCGATCGTCGCCCCGGCCAACTCTCGGGCGGTCAGCGCCAGCGCGTTGCGATCGGCCGCGCCGTGGTTCGCGAACCGCGCGTGTTCCTGTTCGATGAGCCGCTCTCGAACCTCGACGCCGAATTGCGGGTCGCCACACGCGGCGAGATTTCCGCCCTCCACAAACGACTTGGCAACACCATGGTCTACGTGACCCACGATCAGGTCGAGGCCATGACCATGGCCGACAAGATCGCGGTGTTGCGCGCGGGTATGCTGGAACAATTCGGACCGCCGCTGGAATTGTTCAACGCGCCCGCAAACCGCTTCGTCGCCGGGTTCATCGGATCGCCCAAGATGAACTTCATCAGGGGTACGATGGGGAAGGCGGGCAAATTTTTCTCCGACGGCGGCGCCGAGGTGCAACTGGATGCCAATCGCTTCAACACCCGCCCCAACCAGGCGGTGGAGCTGGGCGTCCGCCCCAGCCATACCAGCCCAGCGGACGGCGCAGGTGTGCCGCTCAAGGTCCGCGCGGTGGAACAGCTCGGGACGGAGACCTTCGTTTACGGTGCCGTCGACGGGGCCGAGGACTTCGCCATGCAACTTACGGGCCAAGTCGATATTCAGCCCGACACGGTGCAGCAGGTCGCCATCGACGCGACCGCCGCACATCTTTTCGACCTCGACAGCGGGCTAAGCTGCGCCGCGGACTGA
- a CDS encoding carbohydrate ABC transporter permease: MAATDPMLDSGADFRTRLQTWLPKIVLAPSFAIMVIFVYGFIAFTVYLSFTGSRMLPSFDLVGWQNYDRLFRIREWDIAVSNLFVFASLYIVISTIIGLTLAIFLDQKIRGEGILRPIFLYPMALSFIVTGTAWKWFLDPGIGIEHSMHLWGFENFEFDWIKDRDMAVYTIVIAAVWQSSGFVMAMFLAGLRGIDNEILKAAQMDGASNFQMYRRIILPQLRPAFLSAFVILSHLAIKSYDLVIALTGGGPGNATAMPATFMYSYTFTRDQMGIGAASAVIMLMTIAAIMVPYLYAELREKK; encoded by the coding sequence ATGGCCGCCACCGATCCGATGCTGGACAGCGGTGCGGATTTCCGCACGCGTTTACAGACATGGCTGCCGAAGATCGTCCTCGCGCCGTCTTTCGCGATCATGGTCATCTTCGTCTACGGCTTCATCGCCTTCACTGTCTATCTCAGCTTCACCGGAAGCCGCATGTTGCCGAGCTTCGATCTGGTGGGCTGGCAGAATTACGACCGCCTGTTCCGCATCCGAGAATGGGACATCGCGGTCTCCAACCTCTTCGTCTTCGCGTCGCTCTATATCGTGATCTCCACAATCATCGGGCTGACATTGGCGATCTTCCTCGATCAGAAGATCCGCGGCGAAGGCATCCTGCGCCCGATCTTCCTCTATCCCATGGCGCTCAGCTTCATCGTGACGGGCACGGCGTGGAAATGGTTCCTCGACCCCGGCATCGGGATCGAACACTCCATGCATCTCTGGGGGTTCGAGAATTTCGAATTCGACTGGATCAAGGATCGCGACATGGCGGTCTATACCATCGTCATCGCCGCGGTCTGGCAATCGTCGGGCTTCGTGATGGCGATGTTCCTGGCGGGCCTGCGCGGGATCGACAACGAGATCCTGAAAGCGGCCCAGATGGACGGAGCGTCGAACTTCCAGATGTATCGCCGGATCATCCTGCCGCAGCTGCGCCCGGCCTTCCTGAGCGCCTTCGTCATCCTCAGCCACCTCGCGATCAAGTCCTATGACCTTGTGATCGCGCTGACCGGCGGCGGGCCCGGCAATGCCACGGCGATGCCCGCGACCTTCATGTATTCCTACACCTTCACGCGCGATCAGATGGGCATCGGCGCGGCGTCCGCCGTCATCATGCTGATGACCATCGCCGCGATCATGGTGCCCTACCTTTACGCCGAATTGCGGGAGAAGAAGTGA
- a CDS encoding aldehyde dehydrogenase family protein: MNDLTIIPASGATIPAAFKARHLIDGAWVDSANGATSDRHSPAHGTLVSSAAKGAKPEVEAAIAAARRAFDTGDWAFSSGASRAAILLKVADLIERDLDRIALLETLESGKPITQAKAEIAGAADLWRYAASLARMIHGDSHNSLGPDMLGVVLKEPIGVVSIICPWNFPFLIVSQKLPFALAAGCTAVVKPSELTPSTTCILGELLIDAGLPAGVANIVLGFGDPVGEILSTDPRVDMVSFTGSTGVGKRISAAASGTLKKVSLELGGKNPQVVFPDADLDQAADAITFGVYFNAGECCNSGSRIIVHEDVADTLTEKVVALSRKVPFGDPLDPKTQVGAIISPEHLSKIDGYVQDAVADGAKVAMGGDTLSVDGLGAQFYQPTVVTNLRPDMAIARDEVFGPVLSVLTFRTMDEALHLTNDASYGLSAGVWSRDMSTCLTFARRAQAGTIWTNTWMDGFPEMPFGGVKESGQGRELGRYGLDEFLEVKTVQMRIGDTRQPWVAQT, from the coding sequence ATGAATGACCTGACGATTATCCCCGCCAGTGGCGCGACTATCCCCGCCGCGTTCAAGGCCCGGCATCTGATTGACGGCGCGTGGGTGGACAGCGCGAACGGCGCGACATCGGATCGTCACTCCCCCGCGCACGGCACGCTGGTCAGCTCCGCAGCCAAGGGCGCCAAGCCAGAGGTGGAGGCCGCAATCGCCGCCGCCCGCAGGGCATTCGATACAGGCGATTGGGCGTTTTCCAGCGGTGCCTCGCGCGCCGCGATCTTGCTGAAGGTCGCCGACCTGATCGAACGGGACCTGGACCGCATCGCCCTTCTGGAAACACTCGAATCCGGCAAGCCGATCACTCAGGCCAAGGCGGAAATTGCGGGTGCTGCCGACCTCTGGCGCTACGCCGCCAGCCTCGCGCGGATGATCCACGGCGACAGCCACAACAGTCTCGGGCCGGATATGCTCGGCGTCGTCCTCAAGGAACCCATCGGCGTCGTCTCCATCATCTGCCCGTGGAATTTCCCGTTCCTGATCGTCAGCCAGAAGCTGCCCTTCGCGCTGGCCGCGGGCTGCACTGCGGTGGTCAAACCGTCGGAACTGACACCGTCGACAACCTGCATTCTGGGCGAGTTGCTGATCGATGCAGGCCTGCCTGCGGGCGTCGCCAATATTGTCTTGGGCTTCGGCGATCCCGTGGGCGAGATCCTCTCCACCGATCCTCGGGTCGACATGGTGTCTTTCACCGGCTCTACTGGCGTCGGAAAACGAATTTCGGCAGCGGCCAGTGGGACGCTCAAGAAGGTCAGCCTGGAGCTTGGGGGCAAGAACCCGCAGGTCGTCTTCCCCGATGCCGATCTGGATCAGGCTGCCGATGCCATCACCTTCGGCGTCTATTTCAACGCCGGCGAATGCTGCAATTCCGGCAGCCGCATTATCGTGCATGAAGACGTGGCGGACACGTTGACCGAGAAGGTTGTGGCGCTCTCGCGCAAAGTGCCCTTCGGCGATCCGTTGGACCCGAAAACCCAAGTGGGCGCGATCATCTCGCCCGAACATCTGTCCAAGATTGATGGCTACGTACAGGACGCCGTTGCGGACGGGGCCAAGGTGGCAATGGGCGGCGACACGCTCTCCGTCGACGGCCTTGGCGCGCAATTCTACCAGCCTACGGTCGTCACGAACCTGCGCCCGGACATGGCCATCGCGCGTGATGAGGTTTTCGGCCCGGTCCTGTCGGTCCTGACCTTCCGTACAATGGACGAGGCGCTGCACCTGACCAACGATGCTTCCTATGGCCTCAGCGCCGGGGTGTGGTCGCGCGACATGTCCACCTGCCTGACCTTCGCGCGGCGCGCGCAGGCGGGCACGATCTGGACCAACACATGGATGGACGGCTTTCCCGAAATGCCCTTCGGCGGCGTCAAGGAAAGCGGGCAGGGGCGCGAATTGGGCCGCTACGGACTCGATGAATTTCTGGAGGTCAAGACCGTCCAGATGCGCATCGGCGACACGCGCCAGCCCTGGGTGGCTCAAACATGA
- a CDS encoding LacI family transcriptional regulator — translation MTGEPADTKTAPSGEKPTLRSLAEATGFSVATISRALANDPRIAAKTRAKVSEAAKAAGYVPDRAARRLRTGRTQVVTLLLNTEHEFLGFTHEFLSGMTDALRGTGYSVNVVPDHVGEDRLAPVRNILRNHLADGILFTRTEAFDPRVRLMMEADFPFVSHGRTEFTAPHPYVDFDNEAFARAAVARLVEKGRTRLSLILPEDRFTFTQHLRYGFMSAAREAGVDHEIVAGVTLDSSAAEIAEAMRRSRDSSAPPDGYVCVGEVTALVTLSALADSGAVLGQDADIFAKRASPIFDNIRPRIDTVFEDLRETGRKMAEMLLRRMQGEPPETLTHMLLPDFERMHHV, via the coding sequence ATGACTGGCGAACCCGCGGACACCAAAACCGCGCCAAGTGGCGAGAAACCGACCTTGCGCAGCCTGGCGGAGGCGACCGGGTTCTCCGTGGCGACGATCAGCCGGGCGCTTGCCAACGATCCGCGAATCGCGGCCAAGACGCGCGCCAAGGTGTCGGAGGCAGCGAAGGCGGCCGGCTATGTCCCGGACCGGGCCGCGCGGCGCTTGCGGACGGGGCGCACCCAGGTCGTGACGCTTTTGCTGAATACCGAGCACGAATTCCTGGGCTTCACCCACGAGTTCCTTTCGGGCATGACGGACGCTTTGCGCGGCACCGGGTATTCCGTCAATGTCGTGCCCGATCACGTGGGCGAGGATCGCCTTGCCCCGGTCCGCAACATCTTGCGCAATCATCTGGCCGACGGGATCCTGTTCACCCGGACGGAGGCGTTCGATCCCCGCGTTCGCCTGATGATGGAGGCCGATTTCCCCTTCGTCAGCCACGGCCGGACGGAATTCACCGCGCCGCATCCTTACGTCGATTTCGACAACGAGGCGTTTGCGCGGGCCGCCGTGGCGCGACTTGTTGAGAAGGGGCGCACACGCCTGTCCCTCATCTTGCCGGAGGATCGGTTCACCTTCACCCAGCACCTGCGCTACGGCTTCATGAGCGCCGCGCGGGAGGCCGGTGTGGACCACGAAATCGTGGCGGGCGTGACGCTTGACAGTTCCGCCGCCGAGATCGCGGAGGCGATGCGTCGAAGCCGCGACAGCAGCGCACCGCCCGATGGCTATGTCTGCGTGGGGGAGGTGACGGCCCTTGTCACCCTGTCCGCTCTGGCCGATAGCGGCGCGGTTCTGGGCCAGGACGCGGACATTTTCGCCAAGCGCGCCTCGCCCATCTTCGACAACATCCGGCCGCGCATCGACACGGTCTTCGAGGATCTGCGGGAGACCGGGCGCAAGATGGCCGAGATGCTTCTGCGCCGGATGCAAGGCGAGCCGCCCGAGACCCTCACCCACATGTTGCTGCCGGATTTCGAGCGGATGCATCATGTTTGA